From the Meriones unguiculatus strain TT.TT164.6M chromosome 12, Bangor_MerUng_6.1, whole genome shotgun sequence genome, one window contains:
- the Castor1 gene encoding cytosolic arginine sensor for mTORC1 subunit 1 isoform X1: MELHILEHRVRVLSLARQGLWLYTHPLIKLLFLPRRSRCQFFSLTETPEDYTLMVDEEGFKELPPSEFLQVAEATWLVMNVSHSGAVVQAAGVTKIARSVIAPLAEHHVSVLMLSTYQTDFILVREQDLSLVIHTLAQEFQIYREVGGEPVPVDIDDSSNGFPRAQHGPGPTVHPVQSPQNRFCVLTLDPETLPAIATTLIDVLFYSHSVPKEAASVGPESSSIPFFAFSLIEGYISIVMDAETQKRFPSDLLLTSSSGELWRMVRIGGQPLGFDECGIVAQIAGPLAAADISAYYISTFNFDHALVPEDEISSVIEILQQRQEGLSSKDP, translated from the exons ATGGAACTCCATATCCTAGAGCACCGGGTGCGAGTACTGAGCCTGGCCCGCCAGGGTCTCTGGCTCTACACGCACCCTCTCATCAAGCTGCTCTTCCTGCCCCGTCGCAGCCG GTGCCAGTTCTTCAGCCTGACGGAGACCCCAGAAGATTACACACTCATGGTGGATGAAGAGGGCTTTAAAG AGCTACCCCCCTCCGAGTTCCTGCAAGTGGCCGAGGCCACGTGGCTGGTGATGAACGTGTCTCACAGCGGAGCCGTGGTGCAGGCCGCCGGAGTCACCAAGATCGCCCGCTCCGTCATCGCCCCGCTGGCCGAGCACCATGTGTCTGTGCTCATGCTGTCCACATACCAGACGGACTTCATCCTG GTGCGGGAGCAGGACCTGTCCTTGGTGATCCACACGCTGGCCCAGGAGTTTCAGATCTACCGTGAAGTGGGTGGGGAGCCTGTGCCTGTTGACATCGATGATTCCAGCAACGGCTTCCCCCGAGCACAGCACG GGCCTGGTCCCACAGTGCATCCCGTTCAGAGCCCGCAGAACCGCTTCTGCGTCCTCACCCTGGACCCTGAGACGCTGCCCGCCATTGCTACCACCCTCATCGATGTCCTCTTCTATTCACACAG TGTCCCCAAGGAGGCAGCCTCAGTTGGTCCTGAGTCAAGTTCCATTCCATTCTTCGCTTTCTCCCTCATTGAGGGATACATCTCCATCGTCATGGATGCGGAGACCCAGAAAAG GTTCCCCAGTGACCTCCTGCTGACCAGTTCTTCTGGGGAGCTATGGAGGATGGTGCGCATCGGGGGACAGCCCCTGGGCTTCG ATGAGTGTGGGATTGTGGCCCAGATCGCGGGTCCCCTGGCAGCTGCTGACATCTCTGCTTATTACATCAGCACCTTCAACTTCGACCATGCCCTG GTTCCTGAAGACGAGATCAGCAGTGTCATCGAGATACTCCAGCAAAGGCAAGAAGGCCTTTCTTCCAAAGATCCATAG
- the Castor1 gene encoding cytosolic arginine sensor for mTORC1 subunit 1 isoform X2 yields MEALFLLGPATQHPEDVVLKELPPSEFLQVAEATWLVMNVSHSGAVVQAAGVTKIARSVIAPLAEHHVSVLMLSTYQTDFILVREQDLSLVIHTLAQEFQIYREVGGEPVPVDIDDSSNGFPRAQHGPGPTVHPVQSPQNRFCVLTLDPETLPAIATTLIDVLFYSHSVPKEAASVGPESSSIPFFAFSLIEGYISIVMDAETQKRFPSDLLLTSSSGELWRMVRIGGQPLGFDECGIVAQIAGPLAAADISAYYISTFNFDHALVPEDEISSVIEILQQRQEGLSSKDP; encoded by the exons ATGGAAGCACTCTTCTTACTAGGTCCAGCGACCCAGCATCCTGAAGATGTAGTCCTCAAAG AGCTACCCCCCTCCGAGTTCCTGCAAGTGGCCGAGGCCACGTGGCTGGTGATGAACGTGTCTCACAGCGGAGCCGTGGTGCAGGCCGCCGGAGTCACCAAGATCGCCCGCTCCGTCATCGCCCCGCTGGCCGAGCACCATGTGTCTGTGCTCATGCTGTCCACATACCAGACGGACTTCATCCTG GTGCGGGAGCAGGACCTGTCCTTGGTGATCCACACGCTGGCCCAGGAGTTTCAGATCTACCGTGAAGTGGGTGGGGAGCCTGTGCCTGTTGACATCGATGATTCCAGCAACGGCTTCCCCCGAGCACAGCACG GGCCTGGTCCCACAGTGCATCCCGTTCAGAGCCCGCAGAACCGCTTCTGCGTCCTCACCCTGGACCCTGAGACGCTGCCCGCCATTGCTACCACCCTCATCGATGTCCTCTTCTATTCACACAG TGTCCCCAAGGAGGCAGCCTCAGTTGGTCCTGAGTCAAGTTCCATTCCATTCTTCGCTTTCTCCCTCATTGAGGGATACATCTCCATCGTCATGGATGCGGAGACCCAGAAAAG GTTCCCCAGTGACCTCCTGCTGACCAGTTCTTCTGGGGAGCTATGGAGGATGGTGCGCATCGGGGGACAGCCCCTGGGCTTCG ATGAGTGTGGGATTGTGGCCCAGATCGCGGGTCCCCTGGCAGCTGCTGACATCTCTGCTTATTACATCAGCACCTTCAACTTCGACCATGCCCTG GTTCCTGAAGACGAGATCAGCAGTGTCATCGAGATACTCCAGCAAAGGCAAGAAGGCCTTTCTTCCAAAGATCCATAG